The DNA window ACTTTACCATGCGGCGTGTCCGCATAGTGTGCcgcattttgtggcaacagcTATGAGAGCACGCTGCATGGTTTAGTTGAACACAATGGCGAAtactgaaattatttttaagtgttAAACATAAAcgtgcaaacaaaatggcggtCGAGAAACGGACGGAAGCAAAATGGTGGCCGAAAAACAAAAGTCGAAGCAGTGCGTATGGATTTAAAGTAAATgtgcaaattgtaattaagtcaatattgaatttatttacagcaaactgaaattaatGCAGCTGACAAGCTTttgtaagtaaattaatatgcatttgctaattgggctacatttaattatttcatttattccTGGCAGCTCAAAGGCgcagcaaaatgtaaaaacaaatctCAATATACGCCATGTGTCTAGCTTTACCATGCGAATTGTTCTGCCCcattgtgtggcaagcactAGGCAGAGCACGCGGCATGGTGGGGCTAGACACAGAGGCGAATactgaaatttgtttttaagtgtTTCAGATAAATTTTTGGAACGTAGCAAATCAAAATGGTGGaagcaaaaaaattgattgaacTTAAGCTAAAGCAGTGCGCGTAAGTTaagttaaatgtttatttaactttagttgAGCCTTTTTACATACAGACAAAAGCTAGAGACGCATTGAAGTCTTAACTGCTAAACTAAACTGATGCAACTAAATGTGGCTAAACTATAATTGCAACTAATTGCACTGAAGCATTTCAATGGctcaaatacaattaattataaataaaaaacagttagctttgctttagctagcaataaataaattaaaattgttgtgtaACTGTAGCAgcgtttttagttttttgtaaCAATTAGAGTAGAACATTTTGTAGTTTAAAGTTTACAAAATTACAGCTTCAGATTCaacttgtctctctctctctctctttctcgctttctcttttacatacacacactagCTAACTCTTTGCTGTAACTTTGTGTGGCAATGGGCGCGATGCTGGGTGCAGCATCAGCGGCAAAGGAGCCGCTGCCCATGGGCGTGCTAAAGCCAAAGACAGCGCCCAAGCTAAAGCCGCTAAGGGAGACCAAAGCGCAGCGCGGCAGCGTCCTCAAGGCCATACAGGATATTCAGCGCATGTAAGTGCATCCTACGAATTTCGTTTGCAGTTACACTTGTCGTCGCTCACACAGGACACCTGAGGCCATTTGCCTGGAGTTCGAGCGCATGGTGCAGCACACTGAGCGTCACTTTGGACGCAAGCAGAGCACGCCCTGCAGCGATGTGGCCGCCCAGCTGATGCGCTGtctgcgtcagcagcagcagcagtcgtctAAATGCTTCAAGGCCATGGACGATTATCGCCTATGCGTCGCCATTGCCACACAGCAGCGCATCGATGTCATGGCCGATGAGCCGGCGCCGGAGCCGCCACATTTGGCCATTGCCCAGCCGCTGCCCATGCCGCCGCCCGCTGCACCGGCAGCAAAGGAGCGTCGTCGCTTCTGGTACAAGCCCTGGACTTGGTTTCGTCAGCAGTAACAAAATTCGGTTCGAAGACAAATCTTCAATGTACAATCTTTTGATTAATCCAGCCAATCAACACAATCAAGAagttttaatgcattaaacgAGCGTCGTGTCAgctcaattatttaaacaaaagcaaacgcttgGCTAAATATTTCGAGTCTAGAGTCTGCCCTGCGGTCATTTCTATGTCTACATCAGCAACAtgttcatcatcatcagcagcagcagcagcatcatcatcgccatcatcatcagcagcagcagcagcagcatcagttgagctgcgctgcaatttgcaataaaactAAATCTGTTACAGCTGCTCTATGCATAtatgtctgcctgtctgtgtgtgtgtgtgtgtgtctgtctgtgtgtgcggttATTCAGGTTGAAAGCCTTGCGGCCACGTTAAGCAAAcattagaatttattaaatccAACTCATGCCATTgcctcagactcagactcgtTCAAGTTAGCCAAGCTAATGACAGACTTATATATATCCTGCAGCAATAAAACTTGCAGCTagctataaacataaatctacaattttgtatttatattgcagCTTTTTGAATTGATCAGcaattgctaattattttatttataaaatctgcatcatttataaaaaaccaagttacatttgttgcttgctaagtcagcatattattttataaatttgtataaaagcaaaaagaaagacaagaaataaaatatataaaatttgctaatgaattataattctacatttttttgtattaaaaaattgctgcaattattataaaaaaattattaatagtttttCATGCAATactttttttgtaaatttttgtttgcttgaattgatgcttaaaaattactttttaatttaagaggctgtgtatttttttaagttagtttctctttttttatttcacataattatattgtttttaatttgagcttaaatataaattatatttaagtataAGCTGTTGTTTGGAATATTttgttggcaaatatttgttgagaCTTTTCTAAAAGAAAGCCAAtggtaaattttaattgttaaattattaatattgtattgCAAATTCAAGCAATAGATTTTTAAATCATAACTgtcatttattattagctacagggtattaaaaagaaaaattgcatataCAACTCTCGGCTGGTTGCAAGCTACTGAATGAAGCACatgagacagacagagagcggcgagtgtgagagcgagaggggaagagagagagagagagagtcgaAAGGAGTATTTTTGGTTGCGGAGTATTAAACTTTTGGGCGCCAGCGAGTGCTACCTGCTAgccacacccacacagacGCACTTGAACCTTTGCTAGAGATTTGTATTatcttttcacacacacacacacaggcacatgcCATTGGGGGCATATAGCAATAATCCAACTTTGCTCTTAGcctttgccaaaaaaaaaagaagcaacaacaagcaaattgaagagcgagcgagcgagagagagaggagagcgAAGCGCGCGTGGCTGCCAAAACtcgaagcaaacaaaacgccagcgtatcaaaaataaatatgaactaaaaacagcaaaatttgaattagttttgccacacacacacacacacacacaactatataaaattcaatatttagtatttaaagcttatttgAGCATTAGCAACATTTTGCCAATGAGTTGCAACAACACGCAAATGTGTtttaagcacaaatatttgcgaaatttatacacaaaaaTGTGTGCACAACATTTATGACTAACGATCAAAGTAAACTTAATCAACTTGCATGgcttttcataaaaaaaaaaaagagttcaagctacacaaatacacagacaTTAAATTTGTGTAGCTGCAtgaaagcacaaaaacaagaaacacacagcaaagagcagccaaagaagcaaacaaaaagacaGCGAAAAAAAGGATTTGCTAgagagaaaaaacaacaacaacaacaaggacaagGATATGAACAACATATTACACAGGACTCGAACTCACAGGACTCTCGCATCTCTTGGCAGTACCTGCCACATGCCTCATGCCTCATGCCCCAAATGCTTGAGTCTAGGCTCTTAAGTTTATGCTCGTTTAGCTGCCTATACACTTGCCTACATTATTTTGGGTAGCCTAGCTAAGAGCAGAGCTAAATCTAGGGATATATAGTAAAGCTATAGATGTAGATATGcatatagatatacatatatatagagcaaaAGTTTCAAGTACAAGCtttgtaattatatttcatattaattataaattaaaagaaaatgttaaaattaaaaaaatcatctaaattacaattttaaatttattatgtgcTCTTTGCTATCGATATACAGCAgctatagttatatattttgagttggcaacaattttgaaGCTTtggaattatattttatattaaattagagctttaaaaaaattgtaaaaaaatgtcaaaattataaaattaactaaattgcaCTTTTAagcttagaattttttttatatataatattttattagctgcacatattttgctgtatttaattaaacataaattatttagcaactctttaaaaaaaaaactgcttaatattaattttagctgcattatttaattttttagcatatgcacatatttttgctactttgctgtataaattaattaatattatatttaacaaaaaatgttatttaaaaatttaagctaaattgcctttgctattttcaaatagtctttaaaaataacaaacatttgttaatattaaattttttaaattttattttattttaatattattactatttattgcttttaaatacttttgacATTGATTTAAAAGgttgcgtatttatttatataaaatatttaagatacttttaaattgaatttagaataaaaatgatttgatagatagatttaaatttcaaatttttatatttaatcaattttcttaatttagCGTTTAGTGATGATGTCGtaagcagctttttttttttggcttatttaaaattgtaagttgatcattttatttttttttggttgcatgcattattaataatagCATGAAAGTATCTCTTcgcaaaaaaaagcaaaaccaaaaaatgaGTATATGGCGTTTATGTGTGCAGTGCTGCGGTAATAATGTTAGCCAGTCAGTACGCAGTGTCTGGTGTTATATACAggattaataattattatatatataatttaaattttacttgcGCTTGGGCATaataaaatccaattaaattttctgtGTCTATTTGAGTTTTGTTGGCTTAAGCCACAGAATTGCATTAAGCACAAATGCTCAATCCTTTTGATAGCTGTGGCATGTAACAGTGCCACAAATCGACTGACAGACGGACACGCACTGTAGTTGGTTCAACTCATTTGTCAGTCAATACATCAATCTAACCAGCCAATCAATTGGTCAACATAGCTTGCACAATGGGAAATTTACTCAAATGActaaatgaatattttgtttttacactAATGTAATATTTGCAAGTTTGATTGCATCCCAAACTAGTGCAAAAGTAGACAAAGGTGCAACAGGCATAGAGCATAAAAGTTATGAAAAATGTAGAATGGAAAATGCATGAACTTTCTATTAATATCATCATCATATGTCAGTTTAGtgcataagcaaaagttttgcaattttgcaaagttaatcaaaaatataccAGGGATGCCGCAAAAGTGTTATGCAgtgcaaaaagttgccaagcctgcaatagaaattaattaaaattctattaatatttcatttgttagtTAAGTTAAAGTATTAGCTTGTggaattttaagcaaaaagtttgcagcttattttttaaaattatttttttagcgTTTAATAAACTACAGCCTAATAAAATATGggtaaagttaaaaaaaaaaaaacaaaatttttattaattgcgcATACATTGCACTAGTTCGTAACTAGTCCTTTGGAGCAAGATTAACGTAGCTACTAATTTAACTAACTAGCACTAAAGTATGTGCTGataatttttcgaattttccAACACTGcgtaataaaaacttaaaacatTGTTAAGCGCTAggtaaagtaaataaagctGCTTGCCTAGTAAGCAGTGATTTCAGTAATGCCAGTCCTACTGGGTGATTAAAGCGAGTTTAGCTAACGAGACTGTACCAAATTTTTGGCTttcaaaaattctttaaattgtttagcaaCATGAGCTTCAGCTTTAAAGCTTTGCGCTTGTCATATGCACCACTGTGCATGAAGTTTAGTACcactgtacacacacacacacacttgcacttgcaacgGAATCAATTTAGCGTAAGAAGTTTTTGCGCGCTCTCAGCACAAAGTTGCTTGTGTCATGTGCAAGGACTTGGCTctagttctctctctctctctcgctctctctttctagcaCTCACTATATGTTTGTGGGTTTGTTAGGCATGTGGCGCAATTATGTTCACGCTCTTCGTCTAGCTTGGCTCTATTAATCAAAAGTTATATAGAAAGCCAGCGAACTGCGCCACAAGACTTGATCCTGTTacagttattgttattgttgttgttgttgttgttgttgttgttattattgttaatatttgttgttttgcaatttaagtttGCTGTAAGgcttttgcagctgttgtAGCCTTAGACaagttataatattttataaaaataagaaaataagcagcaaagaaCTTTAGACAAGCTTCAAGCAACGAATTCAGCACTTGCTGAGCTTGCAGCTCTGATTTCAACGCCCACACAAAATCtattgcgcgctctctctctctctctctatctctttctctttctccaGCTCTATaactatgtgtatgtgtgtgtgtgtgtttgtaaataaataaaagcagccagccaaacaCAATCAAAAACCAATGAAGCAAAACGCCAGCTAACCACAAATGACAGACAGAGATAGCGCTATGTGTGttcgagcgagagcgcaagctGTTAACAATAGACAGCTTGGGCTGAAGtcttcattatttattttactttttatttttttttctattctattcttttttttgcttaaatcgAAACACATTACGATTAAGTTGGCAACTTATCAAAGTAACTCGAGCCAAGCTCAAACTCATGCTGCTCCAGCCACACCCCCTGCCCCCCTACACAACAATTTCTACTCAATTACATTGCTGTCTATATCATTATTATGCAAGCTCAGgcatattcaattaattaatgcaacatttgtatataaaaaagaaaagttataATGATACtcatgctttttttttatattttgcatttgttatttaataacaaaaatattaatagaatttttgcGCCTAATTGAAGTCAAAGCATTAGTGcgaattatgtaaattttttttttacatttttgcactaattaaaatgcaacaaaacgaaataaatgtataaagttTCATTGaaatgtatgaaaatataaaatatataatattcataaaataaaagttgaatgttaattttattataatataaaaaatatataagcaaaaaaatatttatattaaaatgctaaaaaaaatctgcGACTAATACCTAAAAAATTCtattggaatttaaatttaaatttttaattaccgCTACTCAAATTCTAGttatagaataaaaaatataatttataaaaatatgtaagcaaaaaaatatttatattaaaatgatAACAAAAAAACTGGGACTAATGCCTAAAAAATTCCGTTAGAATAGttatagaataaaaaataaaatttataaaaatatgttagcaaaataatgaaaatgataaaaaaaactgcGACTAATGCCTAAAAAATTCtattggaatttaaatttaaatttttaattactgctACTCAAATTCTAGTTAAAGAAACTAATTTAGATATGaacaaaaaagtttgcagAGTATTAACCAAGTCCAAacgcttttttgtttatttattgcaataattttatttatgccatcGCAATCAAACAGAGAgcattacatttattattacgTTTTGACATTAATTTCTTtgtcagctgtgtgtgtgtgtgtgtgtgtgtgtgtgtgagttgaaaaaatatgaaattgcaCAAATGCTTACATAAAGCTCTCACTCGATaactgcaataataataataattatgtgagtgacatgtgtgtgtgtgtgtgtgtgtgtgtgtgacattgTTTACAGTTACGCAAACAGCAAAGCGACAAGCAGTGAGTGAACTAAAGCATtagcttaagcattttaatagaattaaaataagtaatttatataatcgtttgcattgtttgcttaaattgttgttaaattttgcgcagctttttttttttagtgtctgctgctatttgtaatttttttttttggggcaacactgattcaattttaattacgcgACAATTTCGTGACCAGacacttgccacacttgccacactttGTGTTGCTGCGGCGCCTACTTTTTTGCTTCGTCTCCTTTTCTAATTTACTAAAACTgcgcgctggctgctgctgctgctgcttcttcttcttcttcttgtggGTTGAAGCCAAAACTTAATAAACGAAATGTCGCCTTGGCATTTGCTATTTAGCATTTACTTTCAGCCAACACCCACCACCCATTTGCCCATTAACTAATTCACATTATTTTGGTTATCTGCGCGCTTTTCGTTGCTGTTTTACAaagttttgtgtttaatttaatttgctttagcaTTTTAACTCGATTCTCTGTAGCGGTGAATTTTCGTGTTAAGCGTTTACGTAGAcaactttttaattgccaGGTGGCACGTTGAgatatctatgtatgtgtatgtgtatgtgtatgtgtatgtgtgacaaCTGCTTGAGCTTAAGGGCAAGTGTTAACTTGgctggggggtgggggtgggggccTGTCTGCCATAAACCAATTAAATTCTTGTCAATTTTTGTCATTTGATTGCCCGAGCGTGTTGATGGACTGCGTTGATTATAGATGGCGCTAATTCGATTTTCGAGGTTTTCGAACTGGGCTGAGAATTAATTacaacattttgaatttttaaaatatgctgcaaagtaaaaaaaaaagggcgcTGCGATTTTAAGTGGCaatgagagagagaagagaaagagaaggagagagagagaagagagagagagagagagaggagagagcaGAGAGCTGAGAGCAGCATGTGCTAGCAATGAACTAAGCTTAGTGAatctatttataataaaagaagTTCAAAAGCCGCAATAAGATAATTTTTgaagttaaaatataaataaatagtttaaagaCAGATACATggtcaatataaaaaaatgtataagcttttattatttatataatttaaatttattaaaaatgtatttatgtaaaataataatttaatttataaaataagaaaacaataattcaattcaaatttgtggaaattaaagcaaaggaaacaacaaaatattaaacataaataataaataaaaattaatttaaataaataaaagcactaaaattaataactgcttggatttaatttaaatacaaaactgaTTGAaagataattaattattttataaatagcactgctaataaaaaatatttgtagctggTATAGTGAAtgacagcaatttaattaataaattccattttataatttataaaaaacatttttttaacaaaaaaaagcaacacagctaaatttaaaaatccaacaaaggcaaaggcaaacaagcaaagcttaaGAATTTCGcactttataataataatgatgatgctaatgacgctgctgctgataataataatgatgatgatgatgatagtAATAAAagcgccacacacatacacccaaACACAGTTAACATAAACATTCAAAACTTTGCTGTAAATGAGCGTCAGCTCATCTAATACATGATAaagcaacagacagacagatagacatacgcacacacgcatCTAAGGgcttgcgtatacgtaatatggcagcaaaaaaggcaaaagaatTTGCTAGCGACAGCAGTTTGACTTAATGTAGCTTAAAgacaataaaatgcttaagtaCACGGACAATGCCAGCAAGCGAAGCTAATATAGTGCGAACTTATGTTGTAAGCAAagggggtggtgggtgggtgggttttGGGGATTGTCTTTTTGGCAGTCGCGTCATAATTTCTATGAATTTTATACAGTTTGATAAGCAAACGATTGGCATGCGAGTCACGTAGTCTGGCTACAGCTACCCAAAGTAAACATGCCAAGtcaacccacccacccactcagcgtcgtcgtcgtcgtcgtcgcgcATTTGGTGTTTGTGTTGTAAACTTTTAGTGTCGCCCATGTAAATCAGGTTGGCAACAATTAAACGCGCCGGTCACGACAGCAGCGTTTAGGCTAATGAATCCTAGCTAAAGTTAAGCGAGGGCTGGAGAGTTGGGGGTTGCGGGGTTGGTTTGTGTAGGCggcaattttattatatattttattcttatttttcgACTTGCACACTtgctttctcgctctcgcacacTCTTACAGTTTGGCTTTTCGCCTTTAGGCGTCGTTGTCAATTTACGCGCTGCTTGCCTTGAAAagtgtaaacaattaaattttaattagaacgCGCATCGTTTGACATGTCATTGCCATGGTGAAGTGAAGCTGCCTGACAAGCTGaagttgccacagcagcagcagcagcagcagcagcaacattcatTTCCGGCCTCGTTCGTCTGCCACATAATTTATTGGCAAAAGGGCAACGAAACGAGCGAACGCGTTCGCTGTAAATTGAACGCATTGTGTGCAGTTAATAGAAAATGCGTaagcctctctctctctctctctctctctctctcgctctcgctctcgctctcttgcacGTTTAATAAACTCATGCGGTTTGATGAATTGCCAGCTTAGTTTTAGCCACTTAACTGCCAAcaactttgcttttatgccaacaaaacagcaacagcaacgacgcCCACAACGATTTATGCCGAATTTTGTAAGCACTCTGGAGTTTATCTTGAAGTCTCGAGAGTTGAGCTGGAAGCCCTAAGAACAGCTGCAAGTACTTTGAGAGtttgtttcttcttcttgttgctgttgcttaagcttttcaCCAAACATTTGTTCACTTTTGCCTTGAAtggcattcaaattaataaatgaatatgcaTCAAAAttcatcaaaataaaaattattataccaataataaaaaattttgctgcatatttaattttatttttatgttatttatttttaatttttatgctgtatttgatttgcaatgcatttaaaattattcgcTACACTAATTCagctaatcaaattaattagttgcaattatgctaaatcaaaaatgtttaaatttaatttctatgcactaatttagcaatttcaatttgattatgTGCAATTTTCAATCCTAATgtagctaataaattttagctatGCAGTATACgctatttattcatttatttattaaattaattataaagccTGTGCAAGGGTTCAAGCTATATTAATGACTCGCTccaaaaagttataaattgcaattttacacgagagcaacaaacaaattggttgaagtttaatatttttacacattttatttcaattatttacacacacacacaggcaaagctttaaattgccATAAGTGCAAAATTGCAGTACATTGTGAGATTTGTGGcatatttaagcagcaaattgtggcACAAGCTAAAGCTTTGTACAAATGGAAACTGTTTTTGGcagcaaaataatacaaattatgtaTACGCAGTGTAAGCCAAAtgccaatacacacacacagcagcgtttatgtgtgtgtgtgtgctgttggtcaatttatgctgcagcttgccacacgcttataaagtagcaacaaataattgacTGCATccacacatgcaacacacgAAAGTGTGCcacaaaaaattcaacaccaacacacacacacacacacacacacatacatatagagtGTGCAACGTTCAAGTGGCAATcatcatttgctgctgttgttgatcaTCGTCATGCACATGATTATCAtgttttgctacttttttttgcttttggagTGGGCGGGTCAgcagctcgctctctctctctctctctctgtctctttctctttcaatCAATCTAGCTATCTCTCTCAGCTTTGGCTGTGGCATGaacgctctgctgctgctgagtgctccaaaaatatattgcacgTTCAAAATTGAAGTGCAAATGCAACGAGCTACACAtgagtagcaacaacaacaacaacaacaatagcaacaattttaaatagaattttagcAAGCTTTGTAGGCTTTTGTATACgctacaattaatataattgtctaataattaagttgttaagcttagcaaataattaaaaatcttagcctgcatttaatttaatttttatactcaataaatattagttaTTTTGTTagtgttaataaatatatatatattttttttttatttatttatttatttatttattttattaaatataatatttatttattcaaaaaatagAAAGTGTCTcagatttgcataaaatataaatgaaaaaattgttaaactttatagtaaatatgcaaacaaataatttaagctaatgctgcgcactttaaaatttattaatttttaatgctcatttttaatgcagctaataaaatgcataaatttaataaacacaatattatgtgttatattataaaaatgcctaatcaataataaaaattcaaattttattttatttttttaggctgtgcaaattgcaattaatttttcgTTTATCTTTAATATGCAATGCGTGTTTatgtgttaattaatttaattgttatacattttttaaaatgtggCAAACGACACAGTTTGGAACTTCAAAATCGTTAtgattgcataaatatttttattgcgctaacaaaagcaaacgcggcgtatgcgcaatatttgtgtatttgcgCTTGAACTTGCATGTTTAATTGAGCTGCGAGCCACGCCTCCGCCTCCCTCATAATAAtgacaagcaaagcaaagcgaaaagaagcaaagaaagcaaagcaacataATAAATGGCAGAGAGTCAAGAAATTGATGCGCGCTGGGTGCGAAAGACATCAAACACTTGAAATATGTTGTGTAAACTTGAGAAATGACATGAAAGCGTAGCGAGCACGAAATAACAAAAGATGCGCCTATATAAAACAGAAAACTGTTGGGTGGGAGGCGGAAgaggaagaagcagcagcagcagcagcagcagcagcagcggagaAAACACAAGtgcaaagaaaatgaa is part of the Drosophila busckii strain San Diego stock center, stock number 13000-0081.31 chromosome X, ASM1175060v1, whole genome shotgun sequence genome and encodes:
- the LOC108605886 gene encoding uncharacterized protein LOC108605886, which produces MGAMLGAASAAKEPLPMGVLKPKTAPKLKPLRETKAQRGSVLKAIQDIQRMTPEAICLEFERMVQHTERHFGRKQSTPCSDVAAQLMRCLRQQQQQSSKCFKAMDDYRLCVAIATQQRIDVMADEPAPEPPHLAIAQPLPMPPPAAPAAKERRRFWYKPWTWFRQQ